A window of the Podarcis raffonei isolate rPodRaf1 chromosome 4, rPodRaf1.pri, whole genome shotgun sequence genome harbors these coding sequences:
- the KCNJ15 gene encoding ATP-sensitive inward rectifier potassium channel 15 isoform X1 has product MAARRRSRTLTMEATQINMSQAPLVNGNITKSKRSKPRVMSKSGHSNVRIDKVDGIYLLYLQDLWTTVIDMKWRYKLTLFAATFVMTWFLFGVIYYVIAFLHGDLEGNKHLQNQAPCVMHVRSLTGAFLFSLESQTTIGYGFRYITEECPHAIFLLVAQLVLTTLIEIFITGTFLAKIARPKKRAETIKFSHCAVISKHNGQLCLVIRVANMRKSLLIQCQLTGKLLESYETKEGERILLNQATVKFHVDSAAESPFLILPLTFYHILDESSPLRDLSPQNLKEKEFELVVLLNATVESTSAVCQSRTSYIPEEIFWGFEFMPVVSLSPNGKYVADFSQFEKIRRCPDCTLYSMDSEKQKLEEQYRKEDERERERRTRFLQQSNV; this is encoded by the coding sequence GTCTAGGACACTGAcaatggaagccacccagatcaATATGTCACAAGCGCCACTAGTGAACGGCAACATCACTAAGTCGAAGAGGAGCAAACCTCGTGTGATGTCCAAAAGTGGCCACAGCAATGTGAGGATTGACAAGGTTGATGGCATTTACCTCCTTTATCTTCAGGATCTGTGGACGACCGTCATCGACATGAAGTGGAGATATAAACTTACCTTGTTTGCTGCTACCTTTGTAATGACTTGGTTTCTTTTTGGAGTCATCTACTATGTTATTGCCTTTCTTCATGGAGATTTGGAAGGGAACAAACACCTGCAGAACCAGGCCCCCTGCGTCATGCATGTGAGGTCACTCACAGGAGCATTTCTCTTTTCTTTGGAGTCGCAGACTACCATTGGCTATGGCTTCCGTTACATCACAGAAGAGTGTCCTCATGCCATCTTCCTTTTAGTTGCTCAGCTGGTTCTCACCACCTTGATTGAGATCTTCATCACGGGGACTTTCCTGGCCAAAATTGCTAGACCCAAAAAAAGGGCCGAGACCATTAAATTCAGTCACTGTGCTGTCATCTCCAAGCACAATGGGCAACTGTGCCTTGTAATCCGAGTGGCAAACATGAGAAAGAGCCTCTTGATTCAGTGCCAGCTGACAGGAAAGCTTCTCGAGTCCTACGAAACTAAAGAAGGTGAGAGGATTCTGCTTAACCAAGCGACTGTTAAGTTCCATGTTGACTCCGCAGCAGAGAGTCCATTCCTGATTTTACCTCTGACTTTTTACCACATATTGGATGAGAGCAGCCCCTTAAGAGACCTTTCACCCCAAAACCTGAAAGAAAAAGAGTTTGAACTGGTTGTCCTCCTGAATGCCACCGTAGAGTCAACAAGTGCCGTCTGCCAGAGCCGAACATCGTATATCCCAGAGGAGATCTTCTGGGGTTTTGAGTTTATGcctgtggtctctctctctccaaatggGAAGTACGTTGCAGATTTCAGTCAGTTTGAGAAGATCAGAAGATGTCCAGATTGTACCTTGTACAGTATGGACTCTGAAAAACAAAAACTAGAAGAGCAATATAGAAAAGAAGATGAAAGAGAAAGGGAGCGCAGGACAAGGTTTTTACAGcaaagcaatgtttga
- the KCNJ15 gene encoding ATP-sensitive inward rectifier potassium channel 15 isoform X2, translating to MEATQINMSQAPLVNGNITKSKRSKPRVMSKSGHSNVRIDKVDGIYLLYLQDLWTTVIDMKWRYKLTLFAATFVMTWFLFGVIYYVIAFLHGDLEGNKHLQNQAPCVMHVRSLTGAFLFSLESQTTIGYGFRYITEECPHAIFLLVAQLVLTTLIEIFITGTFLAKIARPKKRAETIKFSHCAVISKHNGQLCLVIRVANMRKSLLIQCQLTGKLLESYETKEGERILLNQATVKFHVDSAAESPFLILPLTFYHILDESSPLRDLSPQNLKEKEFELVVLLNATVESTSAVCQSRTSYIPEEIFWGFEFMPVVSLSPNGKYVADFSQFEKIRRCPDCTLYSMDSEKQKLEEQYRKEDERERERRTRFLQQSNV from the coding sequence atggaagccacccagatcaATATGTCACAAGCGCCACTAGTGAACGGCAACATCACTAAGTCGAAGAGGAGCAAACCTCGTGTGATGTCCAAAAGTGGCCACAGCAATGTGAGGATTGACAAGGTTGATGGCATTTACCTCCTTTATCTTCAGGATCTGTGGACGACCGTCATCGACATGAAGTGGAGATATAAACTTACCTTGTTTGCTGCTACCTTTGTAATGACTTGGTTTCTTTTTGGAGTCATCTACTATGTTATTGCCTTTCTTCATGGAGATTTGGAAGGGAACAAACACCTGCAGAACCAGGCCCCCTGCGTCATGCATGTGAGGTCACTCACAGGAGCATTTCTCTTTTCTTTGGAGTCGCAGACTACCATTGGCTATGGCTTCCGTTACATCACAGAAGAGTGTCCTCATGCCATCTTCCTTTTAGTTGCTCAGCTGGTTCTCACCACCTTGATTGAGATCTTCATCACGGGGACTTTCCTGGCCAAAATTGCTAGACCCAAAAAAAGGGCCGAGACCATTAAATTCAGTCACTGTGCTGTCATCTCCAAGCACAATGGGCAACTGTGCCTTGTAATCCGAGTGGCAAACATGAGAAAGAGCCTCTTGATTCAGTGCCAGCTGACAGGAAAGCTTCTCGAGTCCTACGAAACTAAAGAAGGTGAGAGGATTCTGCTTAACCAAGCGACTGTTAAGTTCCATGTTGACTCCGCAGCAGAGAGTCCATTCCTGATTTTACCTCTGACTTTTTACCACATATTGGATGAGAGCAGCCCCTTAAGAGACCTTTCACCCCAAAACCTGAAAGAAAAAGAGTTTGAACTGGTTGTCCTCCTGAATGCCACCGTAGAGTCAACAAGTGCCGTCTGCCAGAGCCGAACATCGTATATCCCAGAGGAGATCTTCTGGGGTTTTGAGTTTATGcctgtggtctctctctctccaaatggGAAGTACGTTGCAGATTTCAGTCAGTTTGAGAAGATCAGAAGATGTCCAGATTGTACCTTGTACAGTATGGACTCTGAAAAACAAAAACTAGAAGAGCAATATAGAAAAGAAGATGAAAGAGAAAGGGAGCGCAGGACAAGGTTTTTACAGcaaagcaatgtttga